One Triticum dicoccoides isolate Atlit2015 ecotype Zavitan chromosome 5B, WEW_v2.0, whole genome shotgun sequence genomic window carries:
- the LOC119306303 gene encoding transcription factor JUNGBRUNNEN 1-like: protein MMVGKAEMSAMEMEKVMSDGEVVLGGAGEEEDDVVLPGYRFHPTDEELVTFYLRRKVAKKSLRIEVIREMDIYKHDPWDLPKASTVGGEKEWYFFCLRGRKYRNSIRPNRVTGSGFWKATGIDRPIYSATSGGSGSGSGVSIGLKKSLVYYRGSAGKGTKTDWMMHEFRLPPAAAAATNASPSMQEAEVWTICRIFRRTITYRKQQTWRPAPAPSTTITAADSSSNTGSFESSEGGDEYMNCLQAPAAAAPYISQHQHPQQYVSQTGTVDSGNFFYRDTMHNQQFQEQWNSPPAAPEPEQKPLNPLSAADSFHQNEHNLTVAPNDFHKVEALDGYLEEIARMMEVTDPAGFYDYRSYGSSAGNRGPSFVRTLHSSAP from the exons ATGATGGTGGGCAAGGCGGAGATGAGCGCCATGGAGATGGAGAAGGTGATGAGCGACGGAGAGGTGGTgctcggcggcgccggcgaggaggaggacgacgtggTGCTGCCGGGGTACCGGTTCCaccccaccgacgaggagctcgtcACCTTCTACCTCCGGCGCAAGGTGGCCAAGAAGTCGCTCCGCATCGAGGTCATCCGGGAGATGGACATCTACAAGCATGACCCATGGGATCTCCCCA AGGCGAGCACGGTTGGTGGGGAGAAAGAGTGGTACTTCTTCTGCCTCAGAGGAAGGAAGTACCGGAACAGCATCCGGCCCAACCGGGTGACCGGCTCCGGCTTCTGGAAGGCCACCGGCATCGACCGGCCCATCTACTCTGCCACCAGCGGCGGCTCGGGCTCGGGCTCCGGCGTGTCGATCGGGCTGAAGAAGTCGCTCGTCTACTACCGTGGCAGCGCTGGCAAGGGCACCAAGACCGACTGGATGATGCACGAGTTCCGCCTCCCGCCGGCCGCCGCGGCGGCCACCAACGCCTCCCCGAGCATGCAGGAAGCC GAGGTGTGGaccatctgcaggatcttcaggagGACCATCACCTACCGGAAGCAGCAGACGTGGAGGCCGGCACCGGCGCCATCCACCACCATCACCGCGGCCGACTCGAGCTCCAACACGGGGAGCTTCGAGTCGTCGGAGGGCGGCGACGAGTACATGAACTGCCTGCAGGCTCCAGCAGCCGCCGCTCCATACATCTCCCAGCACCAGCACCCGCAGCAGTACGTCAGTCAGACGGGCACGGTGGACAGCGGCAATTTCTTCTACAGGGATACCATGCACAACCAACAGTTCCAGGAGCAATGGAACTCTCCGCCTGCCGCGCCGGAGCCGGAGCAGAAACCACTGAACCCATTATCGGCGGCCGACTCCTTCCACCAGAATGAACATAACCTCACCGTCGCCCCCAACGATTTCCACAAGGTCGAGGCCCTCGACGGGTATTTGGAGGAGATCGCGAGGATGATGGAGGTGACTGATCCGGCAGGGTTTTACGACTACAGATCATACGGTTCATCAGCAGGAAACAGAGGGCCGAGCTTCGTGCGCACCCTCCACTCTTCGGCCCCGTAG